The Halobacillus ihumii genomic sequence ACTTGGTAGCTAATCACTCGACGGGAAGATAAATCCATGACAGGGTTCAGATATAAAAAACCTTCTCCTGTATGAATATAAGTAATATCGGTAGCCCAAACCTGGTCTGGACCCTCTGGAAGAAAGTCACGGTTTAAATGGTTGGAGTGAATGGTTTTATCGTGATCAGAGTCTGTTGTATGGATGAACTTCTTAGGTGGTGTGGCATAAAGGTCCAGTTCCCTCATTCGATTCGTCACTTTCTTTTGAGAAACCTCAATCTGATCCACTTCTCGAAGCATAAAGTGAATGCGAGGGCTGCCGTAACACCCATAATTATCATGATAATGGAAGAGGATCCGTTCATCGATATAACGGTTCCAAGCCTCTCTTTCCGTTTCTTCTCTGTCCAGACGATTCAAATAATCATAATAACCAGATTTAGACACACCAAGAACTTGGCACATCCTCGAAATGGTGTGTTCGTGTCGGTGTTCATGAATGAACTTGAACCTCACTTCTTTTCCTGATTGAAGATGTGCATGGCCTTTTTTAAAATGTCGACTTCCTCCTGAAGTTCTACGTTACTTTTTTTCTCTTTTTCATACATTTCTTTGTATTCAGAGGCGGTCAACAGTTGATTCTGCGCTTCTTTTTCTTCCTTCTTTTTTTGATCACGATATTCTCTCATCCATCTTTTAAGGTTGCCGTAGGGAATATCGAGTTTCTGACTAATATCCTTCATTTTGTGGCCGTCCAATTCGATTAACTTCAAAACATAAAGCTTAAACTCGGGATCATAACTTTTGTACTTTTTGGTCAATGTGAACACGTCCTTTAAAGGGTTGTAATGATTAAAACATGGCTCAATACGTGTGTCCACTTTTTATACTAACTTTATACCGCGCGGGAGTTCGGCCCCAACGCGCGGGAGTTCGACCCTGTCGCCCGAGAACTCGGCCCAACGCGCGGGAGTTCGACTCTATCGCCCGAGAGCTCGGCCCTGTCCCGGGGTTCGGTCTTACCGCTCGAGAGTTCAGCCCTACCGCGCGAGAGTTCGACCCTATCGCTCGAGAGCTCGGCCCCAACGCGCGAGAGTTCGACTCTATCGCCCGAGAGTTCCGCCCTAGCGCACGGGAGTTCGACCCTACCGCGCGAGAGCTCGGCCCTAGCGCGCGAGAGTTCGACCCTATCGCCCGAGAGCTCGGCCCCAACGCGCGGTAGTTCGGCCCTATCGCCCGAGAACTCGGCCCCAACGCTCAAGGGTTCTTCCCTAGCGCCAAAAACCCGAACCAGGAGGGGAGAATCTCCTAGTTCGGGTTTAACGCTCACAACGTCAACAGCGATTATTTTCCTTCAATAAATGAGTATTTATAAATATAACCAGATCCCATCGGGTTACGATAAGTTCCTTTAACATAAGGCTTCTGCAGTTTAGCGGAGCCTTTCTGATAGATTGGTGCGATGACGGCATCCTCTTTAATTAATAATTTTTCAGCTTTTAAGAAAGCTTTGAAACGTTCCACAGGCTTTTGAGATAATTCATTATTGGCTCGTTCAATGAGCTGATCATATTCCTCACTTGCATAGCCCGTTTTGTTATTGGCGCCATCCGTCACCCACAGGTTCATAAATGTATTGGCATCAAGGTAGTCAGGCAGCCATACATAGTTTTGCAGTTCGTATTCCATTTCCGAATTACGTCATAAGCGTTCCTTGAATGGAACAGATTGAACATTAATGGTTAATCCGTCAAGCTGTTCAAGCTGATCTTTGAAATAGGCTGTCATTTTTTTGGCTACTCCCATATCATCACCAAGCAGATTTAGCTCCACTTCCTCAACGCCCAGCTCTTCTTTAGCTTTTTGCCAAAATTCTTTAGCCTTCTCAGGATTATATGGGGCGAGATTACCATTAATCTCCCGGAAGTCTTTACCGGACTCAGGGTGTGATACGAATTCAGCAGGCATAGTTCCGCCTATCGGGGTAGCCCCGTTATTTAAAATAACGTTGGCGACATTTTCTTTGTTAATAATACGCTGAATAGCTTTTCTGGCATTTTTATTACTCAAAATTTCATTTTCCTGATTCATTTTAATGTACAACAGACTAGGCTTTCTGATCGTAGAAAATTCCGGGGATGTACTATATTTATCTACAAATTCAGCTGTTAATCCAGTTCGGTCTAAAGCACCTGATTCATACAAGTTAACAGAAGTAGACACTTCTTTTACAACTTTTACATTGATTTTATCGAGCTTGACATTCTCTTTATCCCAGTAATCTTCATTCTTCTCAAGTACCCAGCCTTCGCCGGGGCTCCATTTAGTCATCTTGAACGGACCATTAGCGAGAAGGGCATCTGATGACAAAGCAAACTCCTCTCCGTGTTTCTCGACAAATTTTTGATTCAATGGCAGAAACGTTGTAAAAGTCGTCAGTTCTTTAAAGTAAGGAATAGGTTTCTCCAATTGTACTTCTAAGGTTGTGTCATCTATGGCTTTTACCCCAAGTTTCTCAACTGGCATTTCTCCTGTAGAGACAGCTTCTGCATTTTTTACAACTCCGTTAAACATGTAAGGTCCGTATTCCGAACCGACTTCCGGGTCTACGGCACGACGCCAGGAATAAACAAAGTCATGAGCCGTCACAGGATCACCATTCGTCCATTTAGCGTCTCGCAGTTTAAATGTCCACGTTTTTCCATCTTCGCTTACCTTATGGCTTTTCGCAATCCCAGGTTCAATTTCAGCATTTTTACCAAATCGATATAAGCCATCCGTTGTTGCAGCAAGCCATTGGAAGGCAACAACATCAGTAGCCATGGATGGGTCCATGGTAGGTATTTCACTTGATTCAGAGATATTCAGAACCTGTTTATTTTCGGACTTTTCATTTCCCTCGGAACTCGTTTCAGAGCTCGAAGACGATGATTCTCCTGAACAAGCTGCCAGAAATGTACTCAACATCAGCAGACTGAATAACAACAACCTAGACGTTTTCACTTTTCAATCAACCCCCAATTTATGTAATTTATAAAGACAAGTTTTATGGTAGCAGATTTATCTGTAAATTCAAAATTTTAGGAATCTGCAGGGGGTTAAAGCTTTAAAGTCTGTCTGAATAACAATAAAAGGTGTGTTAGAGCAGTTGGATCAAGCGTTTATTAAAGATCGGCAAGAGACAAACATGTGTGAAGAGATAACAATTACAAAAAATAATTTAATAGGTCATTTGTACTCTTTTTGGAATGATTAGGAAGTTAATAAATACTGTATGCCTGTGAAAGAAAGGTAAAGGAATATAAATACCTATTGTCATTGCAAGGTATTTATATCCATTTTTATTGCGAGGGAATTTTAAGACAAAAAACTAACTACCGCCACATTCTCGGGGTAGTTAGTTTTGAAAATTATCTGCTTTCTTAGAAAAAAGGTGGGTAAGCAGCTTGCATTAGTGGCGTTTGCTCAACCAAAGCACGCCTGACTTTGCTAAACGAGGTAAGCGTCCCGTTACAGGCTGCTGCATCATATTTCCGAAGCCATCGGATTTTCCAAGTGATCCCAATGTACCTTTTAACTTAATCTCGGCTGGTTTCCTCGGTTCTTCTCCTTTGAGTACAGATCCGAGGACGTCAGCAATTTGCTCACCTTGCTGCCCGGCCAGTTGAGCACTTGGTGACTGATAAGATGAAGCACAGTCCCCCACAACATAAACGTGGGGATGTGTGGGCACTTGATAATAATCATTTAAGATAACTTTTTCTTGTTCATCTTTTTCAAAGGAAAGTTCCCGAACTAAGTAATTAGGACGAACGCCGGCTGTCCAAATGGTTACATCATTCAAGTAACAGACACCATTGTTGCAAACTCCGTCTCGTTCTACGTATTCAACATTGGAATGGTGAATAACATCGACGTCATTTTTGGCAAACCATTCTTCTACATATCCTTGAATTTTAGAATCAAATGCTTTAAGGACTGATGCCCCGCGGTCGAGCAGTCTAATGTTAAGGTCTGGTCTGCTTTCTCTGACTTCTGAGGCGACCTCGATGCCGCTTAATCCAGCACCGACGATCGTTACTTTTCCATAAGCTTGTAAATTACCGATTGCCAGTCCGGCACTTCTTGCTTTGCCGAATGTTTGCACACTTTCGGTGAATTCTTGCGCTCCTTCAACGCCATGGTAGTTATCCTCACATCCAAGACCAAGCACTAAATAATCAAAGTCAATGGCTTCACTCGACTGTTTCATTAAAATTTGCTGATTGTCGATATCAATTTTCTCAATTTCCCCATATTCATAACTTACCTGGTCATCAGTCGGGAATTCCATACGTACATCGCGATCGGCAATCGTACCGGCAGCAATTGTGTAGAATTCCGTCTTTAAGGAGTGATAAGGATTCCGATCGACGACCGTGATATGTACATCATCAGGAAGGTTATTAGAAATTAAGTTCATTAATATTTTCAGGCCGCCGTATCCCCCGCCTAATATAACTAATCTTTTCATTGTAAACACCCACTTTTTAGAAATAGATCATATTTTTTCTGTCAATTCATCGTAACCGCTTTCGAATATTTCTATCTCAACATTACCAAAAATAATAGAAGAAAACTACAGCAAAAGCAGTTTACTTTGTTATAACGATCGCTTGGCTGCCTAATTGCTTCCAGCCTTTAATGAATTGCTCCTTGTTTACTTTCTGATTCTTTAAACCATATGGATTGTTAATATAGAAATTATTTTTATCATAGCCTGTTAGGACCACACTATGTAAGTCAAAAGTAACTTCGATTTTTCCACTTGGAGTCTCCCATGTGCGAAAACTGTTGACTGGCCCAAACGTTGACGTCACAATCACCCATACTGGAAGTCCCTGATCCAGGTAGTGGAACAACTTGTCGGGAGCGCTTCCTGTGAAATCAATTAGACGATCTCCGACATAGCTTCTGGTGGCGTCAGCAAGCGGCCCATGGTAGATCGATAAACCCGGTCCATC encodes the following:
- a CDS encoding IS3 family transposase, yielding MRFKFIHEHRHEHTISRMCQVLGVSKSGYYDYLNRLDREETEREAWNRYIDERILFHYHDNYGCYGSPRIHFMLREVDQIEVSQKKVTNRMRELDLYATPPKKFIHTTDSDHDKTIHSNHLNRDFLPEGPDQVWATDITYIHTGEGFLYLNPVMDLSSRRVISYQVDDHMNHTLCLKALEKALAIRNPKSGWIHHSDRGSQYCSKAYLDTLKEAEATISMSRKGNPYDNACAESFFASLKKEYLYKHVYETKAEAKLAIQFYIKFYNQKRIHSTLGYLTPLEKEKSYKMNHDKKLKKNQISSV
- a CDS encoding transposase, coding for MTKKYKSYDPEFKLYVLKLIELDGHKMKDISQKLDIPYGNLKRWMREYRDQKKKEEKEAQNQLLTASEYKEMYEKEKKSNVELQEEVDILKKAMHIFNQEKK
- a CDS encoding peptide ABC transporter substrate-binding protein; this translates as MKTSRLLLFSLLMLSTFLAACSGESSSSSSETSSEGNEKSENKQVLNISESSEIPTMDPSMATDVVAFQWLAATTDGLYRFGKNAEIEPGIAKSHKVSEDGKTWTFKLRDAKWTNGDPVTAHDFVYSWRRAVDPEVGSEYGPYMFNGVVKNAEAVSTGEMPVEKLGVKAIDDTTLEVQLEKPIPYFKELTTFTTFLPLNQKFVEKHGEEFALSSDALLANGPFKMTKWSPGEGWVLEKNEDYWDKENVKLDKINVKVVKEVSTSVNLYESGALDRTGLTAEFVDKYSTSPEFSTIRKPSLLYIKMNQENEILSNKNARKAIQRIINKENVANVILNNGATPIGGTMPAEFVSHPESGKDFREINGNLAPYNPEKAKEFWQKAKEELGVEEVELNLLGDDMGVAKKMTAYFKDQLEQLDGLTINVQSVPFKERL
- a CDS encoding NAD(P)/FAD-dependent oxidoreductase is translated as MKRLVILGGGYGGLKILMNLISNNLPDDVHITVVDRNPYHSLKTEFYTIAAGTIADRDVRMEFPTDDQVSYEYGEIEKIDIDNQQILMKQSSEAIDFDYLVLGLGCEDNYHGVEGAQEFTESVQTFGKARSAGLAIGNLQAYGKVTIVGAGLSGIEVASEVRESRPDLNIRLLDRGASVLKAFDSKIQGYVEEWFAKNDVDVIHHSNVEYVERDGVCNNGVCYLNDVTIWTAGVRPNYLVRELSFEKDEQEKVILNDYYQVPTHPHVYVVGDCASSYQSPSAQLAGQQGEQIADVLGSVLKGEEPRKPAEIKLKGTLGSLGKSDGFGNMMQQPVTGRLPRLAKSGVLWLSKRH